From Lysinibacillus sp. SGAir0095, the proteins below share one genomic window:
- a CDS encoding DUF302 domain-containing protein, with translation MNFHYTVQTNKTIDEAIASIEQHLKENKFGILWQLDLTETLQKKGVDSYRKPYRILEVCNPVEAARVIEHNPLVGYFLPCKITVYEDEGKTKIGLAKPTAMIGLLNDAELISITKKIEKILIDVLEKSK, from the coding sequence ATGAATTTTCACTATACAGTTCAGACAAATAAAACGATTGATGAAGCAATTGCATCTATTGAACAACATCTAAAAGAAAATAAATTCGGGATTCTTTGGCAATTAGACTTGACGGAAACTTTACAGAAAAAAGGTGTAGATAGTTATCGAAAGCCCTACCGAATTCTTGAAGTGTGTAATCCAGTAGAAGCAGCACGTGTAATCGAGCATAATCCTTTAGTTGGTTATTTCTTACCTTGTAAAATTACCGTTTATGAAGACGAAGGAAAAACAAAAATAGGACTTGCTAAACCAACTGCTATGATAGGTTTATTAAACGATGCTGAATTAATTTCAATAACAAAAAAAATTGAAAAAATCCTTATAGATGTACTAGAAAAAAGTAAATAA
- a CDS encoding sulfite exporter TauE/SafE family protein: MDISYVVLLFVIGFISSFLSGMLGIGGAIVKYPMLLMIPTVFGFQALTAHEVSGISALDVLFVSIAGVIGFRKGSYLNKSLITVMGITVLIGTFIGSFGSQYFTEAQINIVYGILALLAAVMMFIPKKKIDDIPLEEVTYNKPLAGILAFIVGIGSGIVGAGGGFLLIPIMLLVLRIPTRMTIASSLAITFISSIAGSIGKISTGQVEYVTAVVVIIAGLIAAPIGAKISKKMNTKILQGILAVLILGTAVKIWIDIL; this comes from the coding sequence ATGGATATAAGTTATGTGGTCCTCCTTTTCGTTATAGGGTTTATTAGCTCCTTTCTTTCTGGGATGCTTGGCATTGGTGGTGCGATTGTTAAATACCCAATGCTATTAATGATTCCGACAGTGTTCGGCTTCCAGGCTTTAACAGCACATGAAGTTTCCGGTATAAGCGCACTTGATGTATTATTTGTATCGATTGCTGGTGTCATAGGATTTCGAAAGGGTAGTTATTTAAATAAATCGTTAATTACTGTTATGGGGATAACGGTGCTAATAGGGACATTTATCGGTAGTTTTGGATCACAATATTTTACGGAAGCTCAAATAAACATTGTCTACGGAATATTAGCATTATTAGCAGCCGTTATGATGTTCATTCCAAAAAAGAAGATTGATGATATACCTTTAGAAGAAGTCACCTACAATAAACCTCTTGCCGGAATTCTCGCATTTATTGTCGGAATTGGTTCTGGTATTGTAGGTGCTGGTGGTGGATTTTTACTAATTCCAATTATGTTATTAGTATTACGTATTCCTACACGAATGACGATAGCATCCAGTTTAGCGATTACGTTTATTTCATCCATTGCGGGTTCGATAGGTAAAATCTCTACGGGGCAAGTAGAATATGTAACTGCTGTTGTTGTAATCATTGCCGGTCTGATTGCCGCTCCGATTGGTGCAAAAATCAGTAAAAAAATGAATACAAAGATATTGCAAGGGATTCTAGCGGTTTTAATTTTAGGAACAGCGGTCAAAATATGGATAGATATACTATAG
- a CDS encoding site-specific integrase, which produces MHKTWSNSTVRAYERNVDEFIFDMEEKNIEPIIENVTYEYTLKWVKRMVEEGYKAKTINQKISTLSSLLTHYNNLGVINKNPFAALDKVEDYDEEHHSRALSLEELYLVYKASYELQSRGVNVLIPISIEIFTALRSTSLKKLTVKSVSIEKNGLEFKRESRNGKKKIEESKKGDKGNRKNKSFFLPLPPKSMSLLVKHIEGLDSDDPLLYGLKGKALENKQMNYITNKICEHLKWMEKKVSTNKDTDELVKKEQFFTPHAFRYTLASLLDEMEVERDTIKFLLLHSNKNFDSLDPYILRFNKHTNNIKAAQILLETVLETALELDMNYSIKLNFKDVTNHLKLAYQYQLYNEHYYVQLKEQIISSALADIFNNFRSPVPGQVPQHTNLMANNFGHQMLPTQQSIQQMPINSIPAEKTLDQFMSLMNNFNQRGM; this is translated from the coding sequence ATCCATAAGACCTGGTCTAATTCAACGGTAAGAGCATATGAACGCAATGTAGATGAGTTTATATTTGATATGGAAGAAAAGAATATTGAACCAATAATTGAAAATGTAACATATGAGTATACATTAAAATGGGTTAAAAGAATGGTAGAAGAAGGATATAAAGCGAAAACTATTAATCAAAAAATTTCAACCCTTTCTTCTTTATTAACTCACTATAACAACTTAGGAGTGATTAATAAGAATCCTTTTGCAGCACTTGATAAGGTGGAAGATTATGATGAGGAACATCATTCTAGAGCGTTAAGTTTGGAAGAGTTATATTTAGTTTATAAAGCTTCATATGAATTGCAATCAAGGGGTGTAAATGTATTAATCCCTATCTCGATTGAAATTTTTACAGCCTTACGTTCGACATCTTTAAAAAAGCTAACGGTTAAATCCGTATCAATCGAGAAAAATGGATTAGAGTTTAAAAGAGAGAGTAGAAATGGAAAGAAGAAAATTGAAGAATCTAAGAAAGGTGATAAAGGAAATCGAAAAAATAAGTCTTTTTTCTTACCACTACCACCTAAATCAATGTCTCTACTTGTAAAACATATCGAAGGTCTTGATTCCGATGATCCGTTATTATATGGACTGAAAGGAAAGGCATTAGAAAATAAACAAATGAACTATATTACGAACAAGATTTGTGAGCATTTGAAGTGGATGGAGAAGAAAGTGTCTACTAATAAAGATACGGATGAACTGGTTAAAAAAGAACAATTCTTTACGCCACATGCATTCCGTTACACACTGGCATCTTTACTGGATGAAATGGAAGTAGAACGTGATACTATTAAGTTTCTTCTATTACATTCAAATAAAAACTTTGATTCATTAGATCCATATATACTTCGTTTCAACAAGCATACTAATAACATAAAGGCTGCCCAAATTTTACTGGAAACGGTGCTAGAAACTGCCCTAGAGCTTGATATGAATTATAGTATCAAATTAAATTTTAAAGATGTGACTAATCATTTAAAACTTGCTTATCAATATCAGTTATATAACGAACATTATTACGTACAGCTAAAGGAACAAATTATCTCTAGTGCTTTAGCTGATATATTTAACAATTTCAGAAGTCCTGTTCCTGGTCAAGTACCACAGCACACTAATTTAATGGCTAATAACTTTGGACATCAAATGTTGCCAACACAACAGTCAATTCAACAAATGCCAATTAATTCAATACCAGCAGAAAAAACATTGGACCAATTTATGTCTCTAATGAACAATTTTAATCAACGTGGTATGTAA